A window from Betta splendens chromosome 1, fBetSpl5.4, whole genome shotgun sequence encodes these proteins:
- the ctnnd1 gene encoding catenin delta-1 isoform X2, which yields MEQCASTASLLASVREQERQFEMLSRALEEERRSCAGTLPRPLPNMQNGRLPCDADIERLTLNEGYINGTHHFRMEPGQLMQETYTVEEQPQESLPVISVETSDDGTTRRTETTVKKVVKTTTTRTVIPSVSDSLSLDLGGSVSGMGGYTAPMDRVGRQGPGGGMPMDYPTHTVPRNYQYGPPGGYDDYRVQVPVETYASLSRGARMDDRYRPVHPDAYRTLDPSYRAPSRNQLDPYAAQPQVGRMGSAMELSSIPRFVPEPYGLEDDQRSIGYDESDYGMGHPMHYSTVPRNHHAFPGLPRRTGSYEGTLDGDMSGAGDMYYWGGGAPLAQGERGSMASLDSTLKKGSGSTGWRKPELPEVIAMLNYRLDPVRSNAAAYLQHLTYKNDKVKSDVRRLKGIPALVSMLDIPNKEVQNAACGALKNISYGSDKDNKIAIKNCDGVPALIRLLRKTHEQELTDTITATLWNLSSHDFVKMEIVDHALHALSDEVMVPHSGWEQGNNRGGEENCKPRHLEWETALTNTTGCLRNVSSERSEARRKLRECTGLVDSLMYIVQSQIDCKDVDNKLIENSVCLLRNLSYQVHREIPGFERFVENSPMSQAPGSSSQKGSCFSSRKSKGKKESDATADTIDIPKRTTPAKGYELLYQPEVVHIYIALLKESKNPTVLEASAGAIQNLCAGRWIYGRYIRALVRQEKGLQMITELLGHGNDRVVRAMSGALRNLAIDPRNRDLLGKHTVPNLVANLPGGQHQPTRAMSEETVVSVLSTLHEVLGSSLESAKILRTSQGIERLVLINKDGNRSEREVRGAGLVLQTVWGYKELRRTLEKDGWKKTDFVVNLNPPTNHPRTNGGYEDSTLPLLDKGGNRDRELIPMNDMGPDTYSTLDERGRRNTLDNTLEPADKDPIQGGMYGERQASLPLMDSYDEKLIVCITRRQPPPTYCPC from the exons ATGGAGCAGTGTGCGAGTACGGCCTCCCTGCTGGCCTCGGTGcgggagcaggagaggcagTTTGAGATGCTGAGCCGAGCTCTAGAGGAGGAGCGGAGGTCGTGTGCCGGCACCctgccccgccccctccccaaCATGCAG AACGGCCGTCTTCCCTGTGATGCAGACATAGAAAGGCTCACACTGAACGAGGGTTACATCAACGGGACACATCAC TTTAGGATGGAGCCTGGTCAGCTGATGCAGGAGACGTACACGGTGGAGGAGCAACCCCAGGAGTCGCTACCTGTCATCTCTGTGGAGACAAGTGATGATGGGACCACAAGGCGAACTGAAACCACG GTGAAAAAAGTAGTGAAGACCACCACCACTCGCACAGTCATTCCCTCTGTGTCAGATTCGCTTTCCCTCGATTTGGGGGGTTCAGTGAGCGGTATGGGGGGTTACACAGCACCTATGGATCGTGTTGGCAGACAGGGGCCTGGAGGAGGCATGCCAATGGATTACCCTACACACACTGTCCCTCGCAACTACCAATATGGACCTCCAGGGGGTTACGATGACTACCGTGTTCAAGTCCCAGTTGAGACTTACGCAAGCCTTAGCCGAGGTGCTCGCATGGATGATCGCTacag ACCAGTCCATCCAGATGCCTACAGAACTCTGGATCCAAGCTACAGAGCCCCCAGCAGAAACCAGCTAGACCCCTATGCGGCTCAGCCACAG GTTGGCCGCATGGGAAGTGCCATGGAGCTGTCCTCCATCCCACGGTTTGTGCCAGAGCCGTATGGTTTGGAGGACGATCAGCGTAGCATTGGCTACGATGAGTCTGACTATGGCATGGGACAtccaatgcactacagcacTGTGCCCCGGAATCACCACGCCTTTCCTGGGCTGCCACGCAGGACTGG GAGTTACGAGGGCACCTTAGATGGTGACATGAGTGGTGCGGGGGACATGTACTACTGGGGAGGAGGCGCACCTCTGGCCcagggagaaagaggaagcaTGGCTTCATTGGACAGCACTCTGAAGAAAGGCTCTGGCTCAACAGGGTGGCGTAAACCAGAGCTGCCAGAGGTCATTGCCATGCTCAACTACAGGCTAGACCCTGTCAGGAGCAATGCAGCTGCATACCTGCAGCATCTCACCTATAAAAATGATAAA GTAAAGTCTGATGTGCGTCGTCTGAAAGGCATTCCAGCACTGGTTTCTATGCTAGACATTCCAAACAAAGAG GTTCAAAATGCAGCTTGTGGAGCACTTAAAAACATCTCATATGGCAGCGATAAAGACAACAAGATTGCCATTAAGAACTGTGATGGAGTGCCTGCTCTGATCAGGCTGCTGAGGAAGACCCATGAGCAGGAACTCACAGACACTATTACAG CAACACTTTGGAACCTCTCATCCCATGACTTTGTCAAAATGGAGATTGTGGATCATGCGCTGCATGCTCTCTCTGACGAGGTCATGGTGCCCCATTCAGGCTGGGAGCAAGGgaacaacagaggaggagaggagaactgCAAGCCAAGGCATCTTGAGTGGGAGACGGCCCTCACCAACACAACAGGCTGCCTCAG AAATGTGAGTTCAGAGCGGAGTGAAGCTCGAAGAAAACTGAGAGAGTGCACAGGATTGGTCGATTCACTCATGTACATCGTCCAGTCCCAGATTGATTGCAAAGATGTAGATAATAAG TTGATAgagaacagtgtgtgtctgctgaggAACTTGTCCTACCAGGTGCACCGTGAAATTCCTGGTTTTGAGCGGTTTGTGGAGAACAGTCCCATGAGCCAGGCCCCCGGCTCCTCCAGTCAGAAGGGTAGCTGCTTCAGCTCCCGCAAGAGCAAAG GTAAAAAAGAATCAGATGCAACTGCAGACACAATAGACATTCCAAAGAGGACCACACCAGCTAAAG GCTATGAGCTATTGTACCAGCCGGAGGTTGTTCACATTTACATCGCTCTGCTCAAGGAGTCTAAGAATCCCACTGTGCTGGAAGCCTCAGCTGGAGCCATTCAGAACCTCTGTGCCGGCCGCTGGATT TACGGGCGATACATCCGTGCCTTGGTGCGCCAGGAAAAAGGTCTACAAATGATAACTGAGCTGCTGGGCCATGGCAATGACCGAGTGGTTCGAGCCATGTCTGGAGCCCTCCGCAACCTGGCCATTGATCCACGCAACAGAGATCTACTAG gtaaacacacagtgcCTAACCTGGTGGCGAACCTTCCTGGTGGTCAGCATCAGCCAACACGAGCAATGTCAGAAGAGACAGTGGTCTCAGTATTGAGCACGCTGCATGAGGTGCTGGGTTCCAGTTTAGAATCAGCCAAGATCCTTAGGACCTCACAGGGAATTGAGAGACTTGTGCTTATAAACAAAGATGG TAATCGTTCCGAACGGGAGGTCCGTGGAGCAGGCCTGGTGCTGCAGACAGTGTGGGGTTACAAGGAGCTGCGGCGTACTTTGGAGAAGGACGGCTGGAAGAAGACAGACTTTGTTGTCAACCTAAACCCCCCCACCAACCATCCCAGAACCAATGGAGGATATGAGGACAGCACCCTGCCACTGCTAGACAAAG GTGGCAATAGGGACCGGGAATTGATTCCAATGAATGACATGGGACCAG ACACCTACTCCACACTGgacgagagagggagaaggaacaCTCTGGATAACACACTCGAACCTGCTGACAAAGATCCAATACAG GGTGGGATGTATGGGGAGAGGCAGGCCTCTTTGCCTCTAATGGATTCTTACGATG AAAAATTGATTGTGTGCATCACAAGACGACAGCCTCCTCCCACCTACTGTCCTTGCTGA
- the ctnnd1 gene encoding catenin delta-1 isoform X5: protein MEPGQLMQETYTVEEQPQESLPVISVETSDDGTTRRTETTVKKVVKTTTTRTVIPSVSDSLSLDLGGSVSGMGGYTAPMDRVGRQGPGGGMPMDYPTHTVPRNYQYGPPGGYDDYRVQVPVETYASLSRGARMDDRYRPVHPDAYRTLDPSYRAPSRNQLDPYAAQPQVGRMGSAMELSSIPRFVPEPYGLEDDQRSIGYDESDYGMGHPMHYSTVPRNHHAFPGLPRRTGSYEGTLDGDMSGAGDMYYWGGGAPLAQGERGSMASLDSTLKKGSGSTGWRKPELPEVIAMLNYRLDPVRSNAAAYLQHLTYKNDKVKSDVRRLKGIPALVSMLDIPNKEVQNAACGALKNISYGSDKDNKIAIKNCDGVPALIRLLRKTHEQELTDTITATLWNLSSHDFVKMEIVDHALHALSDEVMVPHSGWEQGNNRGGEENCKPRHLEWETALTNTTGCLRNVSSERSEARRKLRECTGLVDSLMYIVQSQIDCKDVDNKLIENSVCLLRNLSYQVHREIPGFERFVENSPMSQAPGSSSQKGSCFSSRKSKDEWFSKGKKESDATADTIDIPKRTTPAKGYELLYQPEVVHIYIALLKESKNPTVLEASAGAIQNLCAGRWIYGRYIRALVRQEKGLQMITELLGHGNDRVVRAMSGALRNLAIDPRNRDLLGKHTVPNLVANLPGGQHQPTRAMSEETVVSVLSTLHEVLGSSLESAKILRTSQGIERLVLINKDGNRSEREVRGAGLVLQTVWGYKELRRTLEKDGWKKTDFVVNLNPPTNHPRTNGGYEDSTLPLLDKGGNRDRELIPMNDMGPDTYSTLDERGRRNTLDNTLEPADKDPIQGGMYGERQASLPLMDSYDEKLIVCITRRQPPPTYCPC from the exons ATGGAGCCTGGTCAGCTGATGCAGGAGACGTACACGGTGGAGGAGCAACCCCAGGAGTCGCTACCTGTCATCTCTGTGGAGACAAGTGATGATGGGACCACAAGGCGAACTGAAACCACG GTGAAAAAAGTAGTGAAGACCACCACCACTCGCACAGTCATTCCCTCTGTGTCAGATTCGCTTTCCCTCGATTTGGGGGGTTCAGTGAGCGGTATGGGGGGTTACACAGCACCTATGGATCGTGTTGGCAGACAGGGGCCTGGAGGAGGCATGCCAATGGATTACCCTACACACACTGTCCCTCGCAACTACCAATATGGACCTCCAGGGGGTTACGATGACTACCGTGTTCAAGTCCCAGTTGAGACTTACGCAAGCCTTAGCCGAGGTGCTCGCATGGATGATCGCTacag ACCAGTCCATCCAGATGCCTACAGAACTCTGGATCCAAGCTACAGAGCCCCCAGCAGAAACCAGCTAGACCCCTATGCGGCTCAGCCACAG GTTGGCCGCATGGGAAGTGCCATGGAGCTGTCCTCCATCCCACGGTTTGTGCCAGAGCCGTATGGTTTGGAGGACGATCAGCGTAGCATTGGCTACGATGAGTCTGACTATGGCATGGGACAtccaatgcactacagcacTGTGCCCCGGAATCACCACGCCTTTCCTGGGCTGCCACGCAGGACTGG GAGTTACGAGGGCACCTTAGATGGTGACATGAGTGGTGCGGGGGACATGTACTACTGGGGAGGAGGCGCACCTCTGGCCcagggagaaagaggaagcaTGGCTTCATTGGACAGCACTCTGAAGAAAGGCTCTGGCTCAACAGGGTGGCGTAAACCAGAGCTGCCAGAGGTCATTGCCATGCTCAACTACAGGCTAGACCCTGTCAGGAGCAATGCAGCTGCATACCTGCAGCATCTCACCTATAAAAATGATAAA GTAAAGTCTGATGTGCGTCGTCTGAAAGGCATTCCAGCACTGGTTTCTATGCTAGACATTCCAAACAAAGAG GTTCAAAATGCAGCTTGTGGAGCACTTAAAAACATCTCATATGGCAGCGATAAAGACAACAAGATTGCCATTAAGAACTGTGATGGAGTGCCTGCTCTGATCAGGCTGCTGAGGAAGACCCATGAGCAGGAACTCACAGACACTATTACAG CAACACTTTGGAACCTCTCATCCCATGACTTTGTCAAAATGGAGATTGTGGATCATGCGCTGCATGCTCTCTCTGACGAGGTCATGGTGCCCCATTCAGGCTGGGAGCAAGGgaacaacagaggaggagaggagaactgCAAGCCAAGGCATCTTGAGTGGGAGACGGCCCTCACCAACACAACAGGCTGCCTCAG AAATGTGAGTTCAGAGCGGAGTGAAGCTCGAAGAAAACTGAGAGAGTGCACAGGATTGGTCGATTCACTCATGTACATCGTCCAGTCCCAGATTGATTGCAAAGATGTAGATAATAAG TTGATAgagaacagtgtgtgtctgctgaggAACTTGTCCTACCAGGTGCACCGTGAAATTCCTGGTTTTGAGCGGTTTGTGGAGAACAGTCCCATGAGCCAGGCCCCCGGCTCCTCCAGTCAGAAGGGTAGCTGCTTCAGCTCCCGCAAGAGCAAAG ATGAGTGGTTTTCTAAAG GTAAAAAAGAATCAGATGCAACTGCAGACACAATAGACATTCCAAAGAGGACCACACCAGCTAAAG GCTATGAGCTATTGTACCAGCCGGAGGTTGTTCACATTTACATCGCTCTGCTCAAGGAGTCTAAGAATCCCACTGTGCTGGAAGCCTCAGCTGGAGCCATTCAGAACCTCTGTGCCGGCCGCTGGATT TACGGGCGATACATCCGTGCCTTGGTGCGCCAGGAAAAAGGTCTACAAATGATAACTGAGCTGCTGGGCCATGGCAATGACCGAGTGGTTCGAGCCATGTCTGGAGCCCTCCGCAACCTGGCCATTGATCCACGCAACAGAGATCTACTAG gtaaacacacagtgcCTAACCTGGTGGCGAACCTTCCTGGTGGTCAGCATCAGCCAACACGAGCAATGTCAGAAGAGACAGTGGTCTCAGTATTGAGCACGCTGCATGAGGTGCTGGGTTCCAGTTTAGAATCAGCCAAGATCCTTAGGACCTCACAGGGAATTGAGAGACTTGTGCTTATAAACAAAGATGG TAATCGTTCCGAACGGGAGGTCCGTGGAGCAGGCCTGGTGCTGCAGACAGTGTGGGGTTACAAGGAGCTGCGGCGTACTTTGGAGAAGGACGGCTGGAAGAAGACAGACTTTGTTGTCAACCTAAACCCCCCCACCAACCATCCCAGAACCAATGGAGGATATGAGGACAGCACCCTGCCACTGCTAGACAAAG GTGGCAATAGGGACCGGGAATTGATTCCAATGAATGACATGGGACCAG ACACCTACTCCACACTGgacgagagagggagaaggaacaCTCTGGATAACACACTCGAACCTGCTGACAAAGATCCAATACAG GGTGGGATGTATGGGGAGAGGCAGGCCTCTTTGCCTCTAATGGATTCTTACGATG AAAAATTGATTGTGTGCATCACAAGACGACAGCCTCCTCCCACCTACTGTCCTTGCTGA